The following is a genomic window from Calliphora vicina chromosome 5, idCalVici1.1, whole genome shotgun sequence.
agaaatatgagtgatcacagatcgacccccttttctcatttaaacgcatAATAGCAAAGTTatagcagttttaaatattttgagtttttcattttaaaaatggatttttggttagaaatatgagtgatcacagatcgacctccttttctcatttaaacgcataataaccaagttataagcagttttagatattttgagtttttcatataaaaaatcgatttttggttaaaaatatgagtgatcacagatcgacctccttttctcaattaaaccaATAATAGCCAAGTTAAAgcagttttagatattttgagtttttcatataaaaaatcgatttttggttagaaatatgagtgatcacagatctacctccttttctcaattaattagcatttttagatattttgagtttttcatataaaaaatcgatttttggttagaaatatgagtgatcacagatcgacctccttttctcatttaaacgcataataaccaagttataagcagttttagatattttgagtttttcatataaaaaatcgatttttggtttgaaatatgagtgatcacagatcgacctccttttctcatttaaacgcataatagccaagttattggcgattttagatattttgagtttttcattttaaaaatggatttttggtaagaaatatcagtgatcacagatcgacctccttttctcatttaaacgcataataaccaagttataagcagttttagatattttgagtttttcatataaaaaatcgatttttggttcaaaatatgagtgatcacagatcgacctccttttctcatttaaacgcataatagccaagttattggcgattttagatattttgagtttttcatataaaaaatcgattttcggttaaaaatatgagtgatcacagatcgacctccttttctcaattaaacccATAATAGCCAAGTTAAAgcagttttagatattttgagtttttcatataaaaaatcaatttttagttaaaaatatcagtgatcacagatcgacctccttttctcattcAAACGCATAATAGCCAAGTTATAAGtagttttggatattttgagtttttcatataaaaaatggatttttggttaaaaatatgagtgataacagatcgacctccttttctcaattaaacgcatAATAGCCAAGTTATAAGCaggtttagatattttgagtttttcttataaaaaatatatttttggttagtaatatgagtgatcacagatcgacctccttttctcatttaaacgcataataaccaagttataagcagttttagatattttcagtttttcatataaaaaatggatttttggttaaaaaaatgagtgataacagatcgacctccttttctcatttaaatgCATAATAGCGTAATTATAAGcagttttagatattttcagtttttcatataaaaaatggatttttggttaaaaatatgagtgatcacagatcgacctctttttctcatttaaacgcataataaccaagttataagcagttttagatattttgagtttttcttattggcgattttagatattttgagttcttcatataaaaaatggatttttggttagaaatatgatcacagatcgacctccttttctcatttaaacgcataatagccaagttattggcgattttagatattttgagtttttcatataaaaaatcgatttttggttagaaatatgagtgatcacagatcgacctccttttctcaattaaactcataataaccaagttataagcagttttagatattttgagtttttcttataaaaaatagatttttggttagtaatatgagtgatcacagatcgacctccatttctcatttaaacgcataataaccaagttataatcagttttagatattttgagtttttcatataaaaaatagatttttggttagaaatattagtgatcacagatcgacctctttttctcaattaaacgcatAATAGCCAAGCTATAAgcagttttagatattttgagtttttcttataaaaaatggatttttggttagtaatatgagtgatcacagatcgacctccttttctcatttaaacgcataataaccaagttataagcAGTTTTAGATATCttcagtttttcatataaaaaatggattttttgttaaaaatatgagtgatcacagatcgacctccttttcttatTTAAACGCATAATAGCCAAGTTATtggcgattttagatattttgagtttttcatataaaaaatcgatttttggttagaaatatgagtgatcacagatctaccccttttctcaattaaacgcataatagccaagttattagcagttttagatattttgagtttttcatataaaaaatcgatttttggttagaaatatgagtgatcacagatcgacctccttttctcatttaaacgcataatagccaagttattagcagttttagatattttgagtttttcatataaaaaatcgatttttggttagaaatactcgtaatagtgatcacagatcgacctccttttctcaattaaacgcataataaccaagttataagcagttttagatattttgagattttcatataaaaaatcgattttcggttaaaaatatgagtgatcacagatcgacctccttttctcatttaaacgcataataaccaagttataagcAGTTTTAGATATCttcagtttttcatataaaaaatggattttttgttaaaaatatgagtgatcacagatcgacctccttttcttatTTAAACGCATAATAGCCAAGTTATtggcgattttagatattttgagtttttcatataaaaaatcgatttttggttagaaatatgagtgatcacagatctaccccttttctcaattaaacgcataatagccaagttattagcagttttagatattttgagtttttcatataaaaaatcgatttttggttagaaatatgagtgatcaaagatcgacctccttttctcatttaaacgcataatagccaagttattagcagttttagatattttgagtttttcatataaaaaatcgatttttggttagaaatactcgtaatagtgatcacagatcgacctccttttctcaattaaacgcataataaccaagttataagcagttttagatattttgagattttcatataaaaaatcgattttcggttaaaaatatgagtgatcacagatcgacctccttttctcatttaaacgcatAATAGCAAAGTTATAAgcagttttagatattttgagtttttcttattggcgattttagatattttgagttcttcatataaaaaatggatttttggttagaaatatgagtgatcacagatcgacctccttttctcatttaaacgcataatagccaagttattggcgattttagatattttgagtttttcatataaaaaatcgatttttggttagaaatatgagtgatcacagatcgacctccttttctcatttaaacgcatAATAGCGAAGTTATAAgcagttttagatattttgagtttttcattttaaaaatggatttttggttagaaatttgagtgatcacagatcacctccttttctcaattaaacctataataaccaagttattggcgattttagatattttgagtttttcatatatagttagtaatatgagtgatcacagatcgacctccttttctcatttaaacgcatAATAGCGAAGTTATAAgcagttttagatattttgagtttttcatataaaaaattgatttttggttaaaaatatgagtgatcacagatcgacctccttttctcatttaaacgcatAATAGCAAAGTTATAAgcagttttagatattttgagtttttcatataaaaaatcgattttcggttaaaaatatgagtgatcacagatcgacctccttttctcaattaagcGCATAATAGCCACGTTATAAgcagttttagatattttgagtttttcattttaaaaattgatttttggttagaaatacgagtgatcacagatcgacctccttttctcatttaaacgcataatagccaagttattggcgattttagatattttgagtttttcattttaaaaatggatttttggttaaacatatgagtgatcacagatcgacctccttttctcatttaaacgcatAATAGCAAAGTTATAAgcagttttagatattttgagtttttcatataaaaaatagatttttggttagaaatattagtgatcacagatcgacctccttttctcaattaaacgcatAATAGCCAAGCTATAAgcagttttagatattttgagtttttcttataaaaaatatattttcggttaaaaatatgagtgatcacagatcgacctccttttctcatttaaacgcatattaaccaagttataagcagttttagatattttgagtttttcattttaaaaatttatttttggttaaaaatatgagtgatcacagatcgacctccttttctcaattaaacgcatAATAACCAAGTTTTAAgcagttttagatattttgagtttttcatataaaaaattgatttttggttaaaaatatgagtgatcacagatcgacctccttttctcaattacaCGCATaatagccaagttattagcagttttagatattttgagattttcatataaaaaattaatttttggttatgaatatgagtgatcacagatcgacctccttttctcaattaaacgcataatagccaagttattagcagttttagatattttaagtttttcatataaaaaattgatttttggttaaaaatatcagtgatcacagatcgacctccttttctcatttaaacgcatAATAGCCAagttatattttgagtttttcatataaaaaatcgatttttggttagaaatatgagtgatcacagatcgacctccttttctcatttaaacgcataatagccaagttattggcgattttagatattttgaatttttcattttaaaagtgGATTTTTGGTtatgaatatgagtgatcatagatcgacttccttttctcaattaaacgcataatagccaagttattagcagttttagatattttgagtttttcatataaaaaattgatttttggttaaaaatatgagtgatcacggatcgacctccttttctctattaaacgcataataaccaagttattgacggttttagatattttaagtttttcatgtaaaaattcgatttttggttgattGCAGATGAACctctttttctatttaaaaattaataaaattaatttgtaaaattatatggaaaattataaggtttattaaaaaattcgttTGGTTATGTATattcaacaaattatatttgtttaactatTTATTATCAAAAACTTTTCACCATTTGTTTGTAGTTTACATATAGTAGTCGTCTCCACCAAAACCAGGTGGTTGCATGTGATCTGGATTGGGATTTGGTCGAATGCCACGTTCGGGTGGTCCAAAGGGATCAAAACGTGGTCGAGCACCTGGGCCAATACCGCTATTATCAGGACCTAGACGGAAATCGGGGTGTGAGGGAAAAGGGAATAAATTACCAGGACCACCACGACCCAATGGATCTAAATCGCCGCGACCAACGGGAAAACCAAATGGTGGAGGATTTGACGCAGGTATGTATCTAagtagaaaataatgaaaataggtAGTTTAGTTAGTAAAAGCAAATGTTAGGAAAAAGACTAACCCAAAAGGTGGAAGCCTCGGTTCACCAATACGTAAGCTATCAGGACCTGTAGACGAAGAAGACGCAGATGTCCCGGTCGTTTGAGTAGTAACAGTTTTACTGGTGCCAGCAAATACCTAGAATATTTATGATTTGATAAACTTATGGAAGAAGTTTATCTTTTTAGGCTATTATCAACTTACAGGCTCCAGTAATTCTTTGCGATACCTGTCCACAAGTTGTGTGGCTGTTGGTATCATCTTCGTTATGCTTCCTTTAGTCGCTTTAACGAGGTCTTCTGGATCTAAGCCAATATTTGAAACTTTACGTGTCTTTACATCCAACAGAGTAATAATTAAAGAACCCTCTGTTCTTAGACCCAAAAGAATATACAATTGTTTATCGTTTGTATAGCGTAGAGCATAATTATTCTCATCATCATTCCAGTTATCGGGTAACAACTCTGAGCCACTGTCTTCATCGTCCTCTggcaaagttttctaaagatGTGTTAGGTGTTtagtattttcaaattaaaatacattGGACAACAtcagtttaaacatttttataatatgaagTTAAATCTATACAAAACTTGTCTAATGTGATGCTGTCCttaatcaaaatgtattttaattgcTAAATACTCACATCATCTCCAATACCGATGCATTTGAAATGGGAATGTTTGGTTAGAACAAAATGGGCCAGAGCAATAAGCAAGTCATCCTTTTTGTTTACCACCTTTTCTATGGTCTTGTATAGCAAATCCCATCCGTAAAAGAAATCGTTTGATGTTGCAGACATATTCTATTTTATTAATGCACTGTTctaatgttgaaattttattttattggaggAAAGGATTTTACAACATTGAAGTAATTTTTGCGAAATAATAGCGatttttactgaaaatttttGAAGCCGAACAttcttgtttgtttgtttttaatacaaattcaatTAAGGTGAAGTCaatcaaacagctgattccttttttttgctggTTTTGTTCTAGCGGCTGTCAAAGCTTGTATTTCAATATCTACCTATTCTAtgcttataaacaaaatatttattttttacataaacaaaTTAAGCCCCAACTATTCAGTTATCTAAACTATATTATACTTTGTGACTATATTAAGCTTTAATAcacgtttttaattttctatttctgttttttgacatttggtaagactaattgttgtttttgcagaacGGACACTTCCTTGTTTGAATTCGCTTTGGTTTGTTTTCAAAAGCGAAGAGTGTtgccatatttattatttatactaaattaacccttaaaaaacaaaacaaaagtgaCAATGttaaaaaagataaattaaGCTTTTGCTAATTTCAtctgtatttgaattcaattaatATATTGAAATAGTAAAATTATCCAAGTAGTAAATAGTATGTATgaagaaaaatcttaaaatgtcaaaatgtttACCTATGTTGTCgataataaaagttaaattaagtGGTTTTTATTAATTGTATATTAAATTTGGTCAATTTTCTGTGAAAATATATGTTGGCAgcattgttttttttgtttacatttcatgTGCCATTAAAACAAGGTGTAGCCACTAGCACAGCTGTTTcgtttttgggtcatttaactgtcaaacttcatatataaaaaataactaccTACTCTAGTGAGTTCATCTTATTAAATttactttgtttatattttattgcttctatatttgtttctttCTAGTATTTTCTATTTCATTCTTTCTATAATATATCAATAATATATTGAACAAGGTGAACTACACCCAATTCAGACTATGTTTTTTACGACGTCGTTTTTTCATAATTCTCCTTTTGAAGTTGCTTCCAAAAACCTTTTGCCTTAATTTTTTCCAGCCAATgttcatttttattgtttaatgttGTTGTAGATTCAGTTCAAGTCCAAGGAACTGTGATACTTCGacaggatgagtccataaatccactGGACGTAGCGAAGTAGGGCTGGCTGGACAGTTGAATATGTGAGGGTGTCATAAGaaccctgaccacatgctggtcataagttgaggacggcatggtctatgcgggaccaaaaggcattaagcctgttgctaCATCCTGATCTTAGTTGAGCCAGAATTTTTTTAAGTGGCAGAATCTTCTTGGCCTCTGAtatcggtggtgggcgacctccaagtacgacattcatatgATATCatgctaccgcggaattgatgaCGACTCTATGAActtcgttcaaagctgtcatatacgagctgTGATCAAATGTGATCGTATATACATGGGATTTTTTTGAAAGGAAATAAACCTATTATTGATAAGACATTGAATTTGGAGAATAAACacttttccaacaaaaattctCTGGCTCTAAATCAATCTGTGGTAAATTACATATTTGGAAATTTGAAATGagataatttttggaaaaagcaAGTTCTTCTTTATTGTTCGAGTATCCAACCGTCACCTAGACGATttctaaagtaaaaaaatcccaatgtatttaaatttgaaataatttattggtaaaactaaaactaattcCATTCAACTCAAATAAGAGCTCCAAAAGGTtcgaaaattgatattttaaaccCATATAGATAAAATCCTTCAAAACTACCACAAAAGCGCACGGCTGTGATCTATTTTTCCATacattaaattaattcaatGGGCTATTGAAAAACTTGGtttaacgttaaaaaaaatatacatatatattgtagAAAATTTCTTCCCCATacgttatttttgaaaattttacggtttatgaaaatttttcatcttaaaaactaaaatacaacTCTCTTAAAGTACCCGGTAGTATATTTTAGTACTTAATAATCGAATATAAAGCAAACACAGCATCACTACATATGACGCTAATTTGAAAGCAgccatattgtttttttttttaatgtctacGTCCAGTATCAATATCTGCAGGGTGATATTGATCCCACAGCCGATTATAGGTTTAAATCGAATGactccaaatattgaaaatattctcTTAGCCGATTTAATGTCAAACCGCATATATAAAAAGTTTGTGAAAAATTCTCACACCAATGCTGCCACTTTATCGAATTTATATAGACTGGTGTTAACAAAATCTATAGTAGTTGGTATcgagtatttatattttttgtatactcgatactaattttatgtatattcaaCCTTGAAATATCAAGTATTCAGGACAAAGTGTATACAGAGGTGTCACGAGACAGAAGATAACCAAGTTTTATATTTGTATCTTTCTCTCAGAACTgccttttgtttatatttttgctgCATGTAACATATATCCATTACCTTTAACATACACTAAATTAGGTACTACAAATTGTTATATCTTTCTCATTCCATGAGAACTGCACTAGAAAACTGATTTAGCATTTTTGAGACGTCCAAATTTTCACCTCTGTGGTTAGACAGAATgggataaaaaatatgtttaaaatttctgtatattattttgtttggcgtttgttgtcaagacaaagttatCTAATTTCTTCAATCACTTGTGGGCCCATGAATTTGTCTTATTTGAAAACCTCTGGTCAATGTAATGTCCCCTTCAACACAAGACTAGGAATTTTCCGCTGAGTAAACAAATTGATGGCAAGTCAAGAAGTGGGGTTATGactcataaacaaaataatacatattttctgaaattctaaaactagACTTTTGCGGTAAGCTGGAACCGAAATATCACAATCGATTTCGAGTAAAATgtatcgtaatttttttatttgatattgtGGCATTCGACACCGATGTGTAAATTCAGGCCCTTTACTTTTTATAAGCTTATACACTTAATAATGGGAATAATAggtatttctaaataaattttgggaattatttttttcaagtctggcaaatttgaaaataatcaaataaaggctaagtaCTATTTAAATAGTGGACTACCCACCGATAGCAATATGATATTTacaattaatttatatagaCCGATATCTTGTATatctgtaaaattaaaatactatataCAAATTCTGACCCCCAAACGACCCAATGTAATTGATCCAtgtttgtatatatacatactATGTATGCACATATAACAATATTATCATATCTTACAAAGGAATTATTCTAAGAATGATCTAAATTAGAAGTAGTTTATATATATTGCTCTAAAATAGTTCATAGATTTTTGTTCTGAACATTTTCAGATGTCAGATTTCTAATAACATAACAAACCTTTGAAAATCGTTTCACTTACCAATAACAACATATGCCGGATATTAGAACGACTTTACAACCTGTTTGAGTTTTAATATATAACgagtgttttttattatttaaaaagcgGTTCCACTATGCTGTATATTCCGAAATACTATATCTATGATTTTAAAGTCAAAATGGCGACCACATGTTTGACAGCAAAACTGACATTTACACACTTGCCTGCTCTTTTCCTCTATCAACGACACAAACTACTCTTTTCTTCTCACACGAATTAAAGCTAACCAAACAACACGAATAAAACCGAACGAAGCCGCCATATTGGCGATTGGCTgtagaaaatacttttttgcATAGAAGACACACACACAGTATTTTTTCACAGAGTTACAGGGGCAGAAaagaaatttgtggaaaaattataaatttgtttaaattca
Proteins encoded in this region:
- the PI31 gene encoding proteasome inhibitor PI31 subunit, whose product is MSATSNDFFYGWDLLYKTIEKVVNKKDDLLIALAHFVLTKHSHFKCIGIGDDKTLPEDDEDSGSELLPDNWNDDENNYALRYTNDKQLYILLGLRTEGSLIITLLDVKTRKVSNIGLDPEDLVKATKGSITKMIPTATQLVDRYRKELLEPVFAGTSKTVTTQTTGTSASSSSTGPDSLRIGEPRLPPFGYIPASNPPPFGFPVGRGDLDPLGRGGPGNLFPFPSHPDFRLGPDNSGIGPGARPRFDPFGPPERGIRPNPNPDHMQPPGFGGDDYYM